The nucleotide sequence GCACAGGATCAGGATCTTTTCACAATTTATGATCCGACGATCGTCTACGCGGTACCCAACAAATGGGGCAAACAGGGTTGGACGCAGATCGACCTGACGCGGGTACCCGAAGAAATGCTGACGGATGCCCTTGCAGCGGCTTACTGCGAAGTAGCTCCGGCCAAACTGGCCGATGCGATCCGCGCGCAAAGGAAGGATTCGGAGGACGAAGAGTCGTAAAAAATGATTTATCGATCGTGGCATTTCCACGAAAACCTGCTCCAATTCTAGGGCTGAGTTGTTTTCCGGGCTTTGCTTTCCCGGATTTGGTTTAAGAGTTCGGTCAGTTCCTTTACCTTGTCAGGGTACCTTTGGTATACATTCTCCGTTTCGGATAGGTCATTTTCCAGATTATAGAGTTGGCCGGCGGGCTGTCCGGGGGTAGGTTGGATTACCTTAGGCTCGGTAAATCCGCCCGAACCCAGCCCCTCGATCAGTTTCCAGGGGCCTTGCCGAATGGCGAAAAAACCGTTGGAGGCACTGTGTACCACGGCGGGTTGCTGAGGTACGGTGCTGGCCTTGCCTTCCAGCACGGGCAGGATGCTGTAGCTGTCCTCGACGCTGGTATCCGGAAAAGGTACCCCCAGGATGTCCGCGCACGTAGCCAGCAGATTAGCCAGCGTAGTGGTGGCATGGCTTACGGTATTGGCCTTGACCCGGCCGGGCCAGCGCACAATAAACGGAATCCGGTGTCCGCCTTCGTAGGCATCGCCCTTCATGCCGCGCAGTTCGCCCGCCGCTTTATGGCCAAACCGCTCACTGAACGCCGGACGCCAGAACGGACCGTTGTCGCTGGCAAAGAAAACCACGGTATTTTCACTCATCCCCAGGCTATCGAGGGTGCGCAGGACGCGACCTACTTTGGCATCCACCATCTGCACAAAATCGCCGTACTCGCCCGCCGCCGATTGGTCCCGGTAGTCGTCGGTCGGCATCCAGGGCGTGTGCGGAGCCGTCAGAGCCAGGTACAGGAAGAACGGCTTTTCGGTGGTTTGTTTTTTCAGGAAATCATTGGCTTTGTTGACGAAGGTAGGCAGCACGCCAAAGAAATCGAAGGAAGGTGCCATGGCTCCTTCCCGCCAGAAAGGCCCGGTATAACCCGAATTGAGGCTGTTGCCTTCGGTACGGGCGGTGGGTAGCTCGGTGAGTTTATCGTTTTCGAGGTACACATAGGGCGGCATATCCAGCGAGGCGGGCAGGAAAAACGTATAATCAAATCCCAGGGTCGTAGGGCCGTGCTGGGGTACCTTGGTAAAGTCAATGTGATCGGGGTTCATCTCTTCTTTAATCCCGTACAGCGGTTGATTTTCCAACGCGGCGAATTCCGGCTTCGAAATCCAGTCGACGCCCAGGTGCCACTTGCCTACCATGCCGGTCTGGTAGCCCGCTTTTTTCAAGAGCGCAGGTACCGTCAGTCGGTCCTGTTCGATGAGGCTGCGGCTGTACCCGCGCAGGACGCCCACGGGCAGGCGGCTGCGCCAGGGATAGCGGCCCGTCATGAGCGCGTAGCGCGTGGGGGTACATACCGATGAAGGCGAGTGCGCATCCATGAAACGCATTCCCTCGGTGGCCAGCCGGTCTATGTTGGGAGTTTTAATTTTCCCTTTGGGATTAAAAGCCGCAATATCGCCATAACCCAGGTCGTCGGCAAGGATATAGACGATATTGGGCGGGCGATCGGTAGCCGATTGGGGTTTGGAGCAAGCTAGGGTAAGGAAACCGATAAACAGGATTGGAATTATGTTTTTCATAAAGAGGAGTAAGATGGTTTTATTTTTTAACCGCAGCAAGCGCAGAGCGAATTTGTCGCTGGATTTCGCAGAGAAAATACGGTTTACTACAAAAAATACCCGCTATTTCTGACGAAACTCAATCCTCCGGTTTTTCTTTTGGCTGAGACTTCTTGGTGTAGGCAGTCAGCAAACCAGGGTTATGCTGTTTGATGTAGTTCAGAAGCCGGGCATCCAGTGCTTTGGCTTTGGCGGGATTCCTGGTCGACAAATCCACTAATTCGCCTTTATCGTTTTCCAGATCGTATAATTCGGTTTTGCCCGTTTTCCAGAAATGAACCAGCTTGTCATTGCCCGAAATAATAGCCGAATGTGGGTACCCCGCGTTGTAGCGGTGGAAGTAAAAGTCCTGGACAGGGCGGTTGACGGGACCCTGGCCCGCATTTTTGAGTAAAGCCACAAAACTACCGCCATCACGACCTTTTTCCGGCATGGGGGTACCTCCGGCGAGTTCGGCGAAAGTGGGGAGCAAATCCCAGCCAATGACGGGTACCTCACACTGACTTCCGGCCTTGATGCCGGGTCCCATGACCATGAAAGGTACCCGGATTCCCCCTTCGTACAGTACCCACTTGCCACCCCGCAGCGGATAGTTGCGCATGGGTTCTTTGAATTTCGAGGGGTGATCGAGCCGGTTTTTGACGGGGGGCAAAAACTCGACGGCGCCGTTGTCGGCCATCAGAAAAATGTAAGTATGGTCTGCAATGCCCAGCTTCTCTACCTCGTCCAGAATCTCACCAATGCCCGTATCTAGGTCAAACAGCATCCCCGCCCAGGCCGGATTGGAATGCCGCTTCCCTGCCTTTTTTTTAGAGAAATGATCGAGAGTAGCCTGTTTGGTTTCCATATTCACGTGGGTGGCATAGTGCGAAAGCTGCAGGTAGAAAGGTACCTGGGCGGAGGTCTGTTTTTGCATGAATGCAATGGCGCGCTCCGTCAGCGTATTGATTTTCTTAGGGTCTTCGGTGAGGTAGTGTTCATCCCACTTGTCGCCTTTCACCTGTACCAGATTTCCGTTGCCATTACGGGTGTCGCCGTCGCTCAGATCATAGCCTACTTGTTCGGGTACTAGTTCGGCCCGGAAGTCCCACTTGCCCAGGTGAGCCGCCCGGTACCGGGGATCAATGGCTTTGAGTACCTGCGGAATGGAACGCGGCGCTTGGCCGCCGGGCCGGTAACGCGCGGGGAACTCTTCATCCCCCTGCCGGATGGGCGTTTGTCCAAACTGAATGCTGCGGCGGGTCGGCGAGCAAATGGCGGCCGGAGCGTACCCTCGCGTAAACCGCATGCCGGCTCGGGCCAGTCGGTCGATGTTGGGGGTTTCGTAGTAGTCGCTGGCGGACTCAGGTACCCCCGTGTCCATGGGCGACGACAGCGAAGTCCAGCCCTGGTCGTCGGTGAGGATGAAAATGATGTTAGGCGGCGTAGCCTGGGGCAAATGGGCCGGGCGATGGCTACTTCCTACTACTAAACCCAGGGCCAGGAGGAGTAAAAGGCGTGTGCTTTTAGGATTCATAGACCTTATTTGTTTTGTAAAAGTACCTGCTGTACCGAAGCCGGCCATTCATCGGCCGTTTCTACGAAGCGGGGTTTTCCCTCGTGCCATTCTGCCAGTTTGGTACTCGACGGCAGGGTACCTTGGTAGGTTTTTCCTTTCAGGTCGATGGAGGACCCGCTAATTGTGAAGGCTGTACTTTCACGGGCTTCGGTGACGCCCAGTTCAGCCGGTGCTGCTGATCCTAATTGCGCTTTGATTTGCCAGTCACCTACCTGCACCGTCACCCACCCATCCGGGCCGGTGGAATGGATTATTGTTGGTAAGGTACCCTCACCTACTTCTACTATGGAGAGGAATTTGATATGGTTAGACTTTTTACTGGTCGCTTTGAGATGCCATTGAGTGTTTTCGTAAGCGATTTCCTCACCTTCTTCATCTACTTTACCGATGACATTGACGGCTGGAATTTCGAACGTATCGGCCACCGCCCAGGTTACCGGCTGGCTGCTCCACAACCTACCGGTACCTTCGGACTTTTCGAAATGTGAGCTGAACCGGTTCTGAATGGTGTCCAATTGGGTAGGTTTCATGCTGTGGATCAGCCACGACCAGTTGACCGGTTTTTCGGCTTCTAGCTCGTCGTACACGACCACGATGCCCGGCTTCAGGAGCAACAGGTGCCGATCAAATTTTTTGAGGCCATAGTTTTCTTGGGTTTCGTCGCTTTGGTAGGCATTAGTGGCGTCGCCTTTAGCGTAGGCCAGCCGCTTGCCCTGCACGAAGCGCGTCAGCATTCCGAAAGCTTCGGTGCTGAACGGTTGTCCTTCGTCATCGATCAGGATACCATTATTGCCTTTGGTATGTTTGTTCCAGCCTAGCCGGTGCGGGTCGTTCATGTCGATTTTGTAGCCTGTCCGGTAGAAGGTTTTCTCCCCGCCGTACAGAATATTGAAGGTGTTCTGGTCGGCAATCATGTGGCCGTACGATCCAAACGGACTCGACCGCATGGAAACCATCAGATCTTTCTCGGTCTGCATGGGATTCGTGTGCAGGGCTACCACCCCGGTTTCGCTGAATAGCTGCGCCATCGGCAATGGCTTTGGTTCGAATTCCGGTAGGGGTAAACCGGCCGTTTTGGTGAGTCGGAACCACCGCAGGATGTTTTTTTGGGATAAGTCTACCGATTCGTATTCCCGGCATCGGGTTGCGTACCAGGCCGCCATCGGGTACTGCGTGAGCTTGGCTATTTCCGTTGCAAAAGCTACGTACTCGATGCCCGGACTGTGGATGGTTTCGTTGTTGTCGCCAAAGCCATCGGCGGCCGAGCCGGGTGGCATCCCGTACACCATCCAGTCAATCTGTTTCTGGTACCAGGGATGGGCGTTGATAAAATCGAAGCCCGTGTATTTTTTAATGAAAATTGGAATGTCGAGCAGCGTTTCCATATTCATGCGGAAGTAGGACGCGCCGTTGACCCAGCCCCCGTCCAGCCCCCGAGAATGGGCGAGCGCGCCAGGAATAGCTCATAGGCGTAGCTGAGCCAGGTAGCGGCAGCGGGCTCGTCGCCGTGCATGATCAATGCGGTCTGGAAAAAATAGTGCAGAATGTGCTGCCAGACGTGCGCGCTCAGTACCCGTACTTCGATGTTATTTTTCCAGTCTTGATAAAAATCTTCGGCGCGAAGACGTACTCCCTTCCGGAAACTTGCTTTTTCTTCGGGTGTCAGCCGATCATACAAAGTATCGTAAATTAGCGCCAGCGACAGCATAAACCGGGCGTCGCCAAAGTCGCTCAGTCGCGTCACCTTGTCGGGGTCCCAGGGCGCAATCGTGCGCCCAATGGCCAGGGCTTTTTCGGCGAAACGCTCATCACGGGTCAGGATATACGCCTGGCAAAGACTGGAAACGTTGTAATACACGCGGTTCCCCAAATACAGACTGGCCAGTTTGATGAGTTGTTTGTTTTTCTGCTCATCACCTATCAGATTCCCGGCTATGCCTTCGTCTTCTCTGGGAAGGGGCTGCTTCAAGGCTTCTTCCGCTTCGGCCAGGATAGCCTCGATATCCTCATTCTTTGGGCGATTCCGTAGCTGGGTGATTTCCGCACCGTGCGCTAGCAGACGGGGATGGTCTTTCGGCACTGCGGCCAGCAAGGCAGTAGGCGGCGGCGAAACCAGCGGTAGTGCCTGACTCGTTACGTTGAAATGGATTCGTTTCGACCAGGTACCCCCCGTTTTGCGATATTGCCAGTACCAGGTACCGGTACCTAATTTCTGGTGAGGGTTGTACATCGCCCACTCGGTTTTTTCCTGCCGGTACACGGGTTCTTTTCGGAAAGTCGAATCCTGCGACAGGCGTACGTCATACTGGACATTTTTGCCCTTTTCAAACGGCCAGCGCAGGGCAGTAGGGTTAAAGTCAACGGCTATTCCACCGGAAGGGATGGGGTAGGTTTGGTGGCGGTGGAAGGGCGCGGGGAGGTGTTGGGCGAGGAGAGGGGGTGCTCCCAGAAAGGCCAATACCACCATCCATTTAACTGATTTATCCATAGTTATTTTGACTTACTTCCACTTGGTAAGCAGGGTAAACGTTTGCCCTCACGGCCGGGCGGCCCCGCACTCTCAACGCCTCTGGAAATAAATGCCCCTGCGCTAACCAGCCGCACACTGGTCATTTATTTCAGGTCGGCTTATGAGAATGCTGAAATATTTTTGCATCTCCCTCCCGTTAGGTATGCAGTTACTTTGAGTGTAATTCTATTCTAACCTCACTCCTTCCCCAACTCCCACACTTTAAAATTCCGGTATCGGAAGTGGGACCATTTCATCTGGCGAAAGCCCATTTTGCCTTTGCCCAGGACTTTACCGTACGTTTTTCCATCGTCGGTCCAGTCTATGACTTTACGGTCGTCGATGAAGAGTTGGATGTGGCCCTCGTCTTTGGTCAAAGTCAGGTGGTGAATGGCTTCGGAATCTTTGGGAATGCCTTCGGGGCCCTGGTACACCAGGTTGAAACCTTTGTTCTTACGCAGATGCGCCAGTTCTCGCTCGGTGTTTTCGGGATTATCGGTGTAGTAGGAGATATGGTAGCAGTCGAGGGCCGATTTGGTGTAGTGCGCAAAGGTGCCGTCGCGTTTGGGAAGCGAAGGATCAAAAATGCCCTCGCCGTGTATCCCTTGGGTGGAGAAAAATAGGATGATTAACCCACCGTCCTTATCCAGGTTCTGGGCATCCCACTCGGCTACGAAATTGGCCGGGAAGTCTTCGGGACACCAGTAGACGTGATGGTACTCTTTGTTTTCAGAATACAATTCCATCCATCCGTCCTGTACCTGTACCGTTCCTGGCCCTTCCATCACCCAGCCTTTCACCGATTCGGGGGATGAAAAGGTGTTTTCATACACCAAAGTACCCTTCGGATAGGCATTCACAGACTGTCCGTTTCCTCTTCTACCAATAAGTAGCACCGGCAGCATGAGCAAGTACGTTAAGGTGTCTGAATACCGGTTTTTCATCGTGTGTGTATAGCAGGAAAGCCGCAGAATATATGATCGTGTGTATATAGTATAGATCAGGAAAGCCGAAGCGTATGCCGGAAGGGGGTAAAACCTGTCAGGTATACCGTAGGACTACTCATGCGGGGCAGCGCACCACGTAGTTGGATACCCTTGTGCTGAGCCAGTCCCGGTCCGAACGTCAGTGTGTTGTTCTGTAAAGTATAGGTACCTACCTCGGCTGTTTTGAGTAGGTAAGTGTCTTTTTCGGAGGTGACGGGTATTACATTTTTGAACGAGCCGCCTTCCCGGAAAATAAGCTCTACCGAAACCGGAACGCCATCCGTACCCGTGATTTCGATGTCGCATTCCACTCCGTCGCTTATTTCCCGAATCCGCACGGTCGAGGTCAGGTGCTGTACTTCGCTCTGTTTCCGGTTGCTTCGGGGCATTTTGTTCCAGTCGCCATCCGGTGAGATGGAATCTTTCGGATAGGGTTGGTAGTAGGGGCCGTCGAGTTTTTGCTCCATGACGTAGTCTTTCCCTTCCTGCCGGATCTCGGTACCCTGAAACTGTCCTTTTCCAAAAAACGAAGCCGAAAACCGAATGCCCTGCAACACCGCGCGGCCTTTATGAAATGTCAGGAAAGTCGGATTTTGGGAGATGACGGTCGCGTCCCAATTGCCCCGCCGGATGCGCACCAGGCCCGAGGCCGGAAAGGCTTTGGCGTACTGCACGGGTAGGGAGGTAGGGGAGGGCAACTCCTGCCACAGCGAAGGATCCTCCAGAAAGTATGACAACTGCGAGTACGCCTTTTCCAGAACCGTGGCCTCTATGCTTTTGCATTGGGCCGAAAAAGCGCCATTCCTGTCATGCAGAGCCATAAAACGGTAGGGGTAGTAGTAGCCTTCCAGGGTACCTACGGCGGCTTTGTCCTGTCGTCCCGAGGCATCGGTGGCTACCTCGCCGTTGGGGTGGACGTAGTAGGCCGTCATGGTCAGATTGCGCCGGACGTACTCCAACAGTTCGGACTTGTTCATGCCTTTGGCAATGGTGATGAGCACCCGGTTAGTCAGCGGTGAATAGATGAGGGTACTTTTTTCGTCGTACTGTCCGTCAGCATCCATGTCGATGTGTTCGCCCAGCCATTCATTGATCCGGGCCATGTAGCGCGGGTCGGGCCATACCTCGTTCAGCTTGGTCAGTGCGGCCGATACCACCCAACGGTGGTTGGGCGTATGGATTCCACCGACGATCAGCGTTTCGCCCGCCTTTTGCAGAAAGCTTTTCAGGAGTTCCAGCTGAGCGGCGTATCGGGTGGCGTCTTCCCGGCGGATAATGGTGTACACCGGCACCAGCCATTTGACCACAAAGCCTGTATCGGGTGTGGAGTGAAAATTAGTGGAAAGCAGGTCGATGGTACCATCGGAATGCTGGATTTTCAGCAGGTACCTCAGGGCTTCCTCCATTTCTTTGGCAATGGCTTCCGAGCGGTAGAACTTGCTTTCGGGCGTGGCCAGCGCGCAGCCTGCCGTGCGGATGAAGCCTACCGTCGAATGCGGATTGGGGATTTCGGCCCCGTCCACATAGCCACCGTAAGCCGGACTTTGGGGGTCAGGTACCCGGTATTCGCGGAGCCTTTCCAGTTGGGAATCATTGGTTTGTATAAGCGTCAGTAGCCAGTCGGGTTTCTTGCCGGCTTGCACTGGTGAGCGGAAAGCCATGGAGGATAACCTAGGGACGGCACAAAGGCCAGCCACACTGTATTGGACAAATTCTCTTCGTTTCATAGGATTTTATTCAGATATTGAAGGAGGTGCATCCTGCGGACGGGTACCCCAGCTCTTGTTGGGAGTGGTACCCATTTGTAAAGTCAGCGTTCCCCCTTGGGCTACTGTTTCGTGCCACATCCAGGGGCGGTCGAGGGCGCTGCCATTTAGCTTAGCCGATTGAATGTACCTTCCTGTGCCCTGCGTTTGGATGGTAAAGGTTTTGCCCGGATAGTAGCGGGCGTTGAGATGAATGGTGATTTTAGAAAATAACGGACTCGATATTTCGTAGAACGGCTTCCCGGAGGTACCCCCGTTGGTCGAGAAAAGGCCCGTTTTCAGCAACACCGCCAACGATCCCATCAGGCCCTGATCTTCGTCGCCGCTGTATCCTTCCTGGGGCGAAATACCGCTGTATACTTTGTCGATAATTTGCCGGGTCCAGTGCTGAGTAAGCCAGGGAGCGCCCACGTAGTTGAACAACCAGGGTGTTTCCATGCAGGGCT is from Salmonirosea aquatica and encodes:
- a CDS encoding MmcQ/YjbR family DNA-binding protein, whose amino-acid sequence is MPTPDYVRQIALSFPETTEQPHFDKTSFRVGKKIFATLNAPQQRATLKLSAQDQDLFTIYDPTIVYAVPNKWGKQGWTQIDLTRVPEEMLTDALAAAYCEVAPAKLADAIRAQRKDSEDEES
- a CDS encoding sulfatase, with amino-acid sequence MNPKSTRLLLLLALGLVVGSSHRPAHLPQATPPNIIFILTDDQGWTSLSSPMDTGVPESASDYYETPNIDRLARAGMRFTRGYAPAAICSPTRRSIQFGQTPIRQGDEEFPARYRPGGQAPRSIPQVLKAIDPRYRAAHLGKWDFRAELVPEQVGYDLSDGDTRNGNGNLVQVKGDKWDEHYLTEDPKKINTLTERAIAFMQKQTSAQVPFYLQLSHYATHVNMETKQATLDHFSKKKAGKRHSNPAWAGMLFDLDTGIGEILDEVEKLGIADHTYIFLMADNGAVEFLPPVKNRLDHPSKFKEPMRNYPLRGGKWVLYEGGIRVPFMVMGPGIKAGSQCEVPVIGWDLLPTFAELAGGTPMPEKGRDGGSFVALLKNAGQGPVNRPVQDFYFHRYNAGYPHSAIISGNDKLVHFWKTGKTELYDLENDKGELVDLSTRNPAKAKALDARLLNYIKQHNPGLLTAYTKKSQPKEKPED
- a CDS encoding DUF1961 family protein, coding for MKNRYSDTLTYLLMLPVLLIGRRGNGQSVNAYPKGTLVYENTFSSPESVKGWVMEGPGTVQVQDGWMELYSENKEYHHVYWCPEDFPANFVAEWDAQNLDKDGGLIILFFSTQGIHGEGIFDPSLPKRDGTFAHYTKSALDCYHISYYTDNPENTERELAHLRKNKGFNLVYQGPEGIPKDSEAIHHLTLTKDEGHIQLFIDDRKVIDWTDDGKTYGKVLGKGKMGFRQMKWSHFRYRNFKVWELGKE
- a CDS encoding sulfatase family protein, with amino-acid sequence MKNIIPILFIGFLTLACSKPQSATDRPPNIVYILADDLGYGDIAAFNPKGKIKTPNIDRLATEGMRFMDAHSPSSVCTPTRYALMTGRYPWRSRLPVGVLRGYSRSLIEQDRLTVPALLKKAGYQTGMVGKWHLGVDWISKPEFAALENQPLYGIKEEMNPDHIDFTKVPQHGPTTLGFDYTFFLPASLDMPPYVYLENDKLTELPTARTEGNSLNSGYTGPFWREGAMAPSFDFFGVLPTFVNKANDFLKKQTTEKPFFLYLALTAPHTPWMPTDDYRDQSAAGEYGDFVQMVDAKVGRVLRTLDSLGMSENTVVFFASDNGPFWRPAFSERFGHKAAGELRGMKGDAYEGGHRIPFIVRWPGRVKANTVSHATTTLANLLATCADILGVPFPDTSVEDSYSILPVLEGKASTVPQQPAVVHSASNGFFAIRQGPWKLIEGLGSGGFTEPKVIQPTPGQPAGQLYNLENDLSETENVYQRYPDKVKELTELLNQIRESKARKTTQP
- a CDS encoding DUF4962 domain-containing protein, yielding MDKSVKWMVVLAFLGAPPLLAQHLPAPFHRHQTYPIPSGGIAVDFNPTALRWPFEKGKNVQYDVRLSQDSTFRKEPVYRQEKTEWAMYNPHQKLGTGTWYWQYRKTGGTWSKRIHFNVTSQALPLVSPPPTALLAAVPKDHPRLLAHGAEITQLRNRPKNEDIEAILAEAEEALKQPLPREDEGIAGNLIGDEQKNKQLIKLASLYLGNRVYYNVSSLCQAYILTRDERFAEKALAIGRTIAPWDPDKVTRLSDFGDARFMLSLALIYDTLYDRLTPEEKASFRKGVRLRAEDFYQDWKNNIEVRVLSAHVWQHILHYFFQTALIMHGDEPAAATWLSYAYELFLARSPILGGWTGAGSTARPTSA
- a CDS encoding DUF4962 domain-containing protein — protein: MNMETLLDIPIFIKKYTGFDFINAHPWYQKQIDWMVYGMPPGSAADGFGDNNETIHSPGIEYVAFATEIAKLTQYPMAAWYATRCREYESVDLSQKNILRWFRLTKTAGLPLPEFEPKPLPMAQLFSETGVVALHTNPMQTEKDLMVSMRSSPFGSYGHMIADQNTFNILYGGEKTFYRTGYKIDMNDPHRLGWNKHTKGNNGILIDDEGQPFSTEAFGMLTRFVQGKRLAYAKGDATNAYQSDETQENYGLKKFDRHLLLLKPGIVVVYDELEAEKPVNWSWLIHSMKPTQLDTIQNRFSSHFEKSEGTGRLWSSQPVTWAVADTFEIPAVNVIGKVDEEGEEIAYENTQWHLKATSKKSNHIKFLSIVEVGEGTLPTIIHSTGPDGWVTVQVGDWQIKAQLGSAAPAELGVTEARESTAFTISGSSIDLKGKTYQGTLPSSTKLAEWHEGKPRFVETADEWPASVQQVLLQNK